In Capsicum annuum cultivar UCD-10X-F1 chromosome 11, UCD10Xv1.1, whole genome shotgun sequence, one genomic interval encodes:
- the LOC107853849 gene encoding pentatricopeptide repeat-containing protein At5g39680, which yields MFLTSNVHRAHLHVSVSSLSQLKSLFSIEYAVKLLKKLADDGNFKLGKVVHALLIVSNHASEDHISQNNCLINLYSSCGQLAIARQVFNRLQQRNVVSWSTLMTGYFHNGFTWEVPKLFKDMVSVDNLFPNEYVLSTVLSSCSSGGLLHEGRQCHALVLKSGLVFHQFVKNALLSFYTMSSDMEGVLEILKSVPGADNITYNSVLKGFLDHGYTSQALDVFSRMLAEGSVGDKISYVNIFGLCARLKDLKLGQQVHSRMLKSGLQLDVFLSSAVMDMYGKCGEILGARYIFYSYPDHNVVSWTTILAANFQNECFEEALKMFLQMELQDVVPNEYTFAVLLNSCAGLSALGCGKTLHARVEKTGHGAFVVVGNALINMYFRSGHIEAARALFSNMICRDTVTWNLIISGFSHHGLGEDALYMFQDMLAAKEQPNYVTFVGVLLACGHLGRIEEGFYYLQHLMRDFGLEPGLEHYTCVVGLLGKAGKLDEAEKFMRSTPITWDVIAWRTLLNACNVHRNYGLGQKVADHLLQLNPNDVGTYILLSNMHAKVKRWDGVTKIRKLLRERNIKKEPGLSWTEIRNETHLFVSDDTQHPETAQIHEKVRKLLAEIKLLGYVPETASVLHDVEQEQQEGYLRYHSEKLAVAYALMKTPSKAPIHVIKNLRICDDCHSALKLISKVTMRVIVVRDVNRFHSFQYGSCSCADYW from the coding sequence ATGTTTTTGACAAGCAATGTTCACCGAGCTCATCTGCATGTGAGTGTGTCTTCTCTATCCCAATTGAAGTCCCTCTTTTCCATTGAGTATGCTGTAAAGTTGTTGAAAAAGTTAGCTGATGATGGGAACTTCAAATTGGGAAAAGTTGTTCATGCACTTCTTATTGTATCTAATCATGCATCAGAAGACCATATAAGTCAGAATAATTGTCTCATTAATCTCTATTCAAGTTGTGGACAACTTGCTATTGCTCGGCAGGTATTCAACAGATTGCAGCAACGAAATGTAGTTTCTTGGAGTACTTTAATGACAGGGTATTTTCACAACGGGTTTACCTGGGAGGTACCCAAATTGTTCAAAGACATGGTTTCAGTGGATAATTTATTTCCAAATGAGTATGTCTTGTCTACTGTTCTTTCTTCTTGTTCTAGTGGTGGTTTGCTACACGAAGGGCGGCAGTGTCATGCATTAGTGTTAAAGTCAGGATTGGTGTTTCATCAGTTTGTGAAAAATGCTCTTCTATCCTTTTATACAATGTCTTCAGATATGGAAGGGGTTCTGGAAATCTTGAAGTCTGTTCCTGGAGCAGACAACATTACTTATAATTCTGTACTGAAGGGGTTCTTGGATCATGGGTATACAAGTCAAGCATTGGATGTCTTCTCAAGGATGTTGGCTGAGGGCTCGGTAGGGGACAAAATCAGTTATGTGAATATATTTGGTCTTTGTGCTCGTCTCAAGGATTTGAAATTGGGTCAGCAAGTTCATTCCAGGATGTTGAAGTCAGGTCTTCAGCTTGATGTGTTTTTAAGCAGTGCAGTCATGGACATGTATGGAAAGTGTGGTGAAATTTTAGGTGCAAGATATAtcttttattcttatcctgaccATAATGTGGTGTCTTGGACAACAATCTTGGCTGCAAATTTCCAAAATGAGTGCTTTGAGGAAGCCCTGAAAATGTTCTTACAAATGGAACTTCAGGATGTTGTGCCAAATGAATACACATTTGCAGTATTGTTGAATTCCTGTGCAGGTCTATCAGCACTTGGGTGCGGGAAAACATTACATGCACGTGTTGAGAAGACAGGACATGGAGCTTTTGTTGTAGTGGGGAATGCtttgatcaatatgtattttaggAGTGGCCATATTGAAGCCGCTAGGGCCTTATTTTCGAACATGATATGTCGAGATACTGTTACTTGGAATTTGATAATATCAGGTTTCTCTCATCATGGGCTTGGTGAGGATGCATTGTATATGTTTCAGGACATGTTAGCTGCCAAAGAGCAACCAAACTATGTAACCTTTGTCGGGGTTCTTTTGGCTTGTGGACATTTGGGTAGAATAGAAGAAGGATTTTACTATTTGCAACATCTAATGAGGGACTTTGGCCTTGAACCTGGGTTGGAGCACTACACCTGTGTTGTTGGGCTCCTAGGTAAAGCTGGAAAACTTGATGAGGCTGAGAAGTTCATGAGGTCGACACCAATCACATGGGATGTTATTGCTTGGCGTACTTTGCTTAATGCTTGTAACGTCCACCGCAATTATGGTTTAGGACAGAAAGTGGCAGACCATTTGTTGCAATTGAACCCTAATGATGTGGGAACCTATATCTTGTTGTCCAATATGCATGCCAAGGTGAAAAGGTGGGATGGTGTAACAAAGATACGGAAGTTATTACGAGAAAGGAACATAAAGAAAGAACCAGGATTGAGCTGGACTGAAATAAGAAATGAAACTCATCTGTTTGTTTCTGATGACACCCAACACCCGGAGACAGCTCAAATCCATGAGAAGGTGAGAAAATTGTTGGCTGAAATAAAACTATTGGGCTATGTTCCAGAAACGGCTTCCGTCTTGCATGATGTTGAGCAAGAACAGCAAGAGGGTTATCTTAGGTACCACAGTGAAAAGCTGGCTGTGGCATATGCTCTCATGAAAACGCCATCCAAAGCTCCAATTCATGTCATTAAGAATCTCAGAATCTGTGATGATTGTCATTCTGCTTTGAAGCTTATCTCAAAGGTCACCATGAGAGTGATAGTTGTAAGAGATGTCAATCGGTTCCACAGTTTTCAATATGGGTCCTGTTCATGCGCAGATTATTGGTGA